The Bradyrhizobium betae genomic interval GTTCCTCGTAGGACGGCCGCACCAGAGCTTGCGCCGCCATGTGGATGACGATGTCGGGCTCGGCCTCTGCCATCGCGGCGCGCAAGGCGGAGAGATCGCGGATGTCGGCCACGCAGTGCTTGATGTCGTCGGCGATGCGCGCGGTCACGAACAACGCGGATTGGTGCGTCGGCGGTAGTGCATAGCCGTAGACGCAGGCCCCGAGGCGGCGCAGCAGCAGCGAGGCCCAAGCGCCCTTGAAGCCGGTATGCCCCGTCAGGAAGACCTTCTTGCCACGCCAGAACGAAGGCTCCGTCACCAGACCCTCCATTCGGCGCGGTTGCCTGCCCACTCGCCCTCGAGGAAGTTGCGATCGCGCAGCGAGTCCATCGGATGCCAGAAGCCGGGATGCACATAGGCGCGCAAATCGTCACCACGCACGAGCTGCTCCATCGGCTCGCGCTCCCAGATCGTCTTGTCGCCTGCGATCAGATCGCCGACCGACGGCGACAGCAGGAAGAAGCCGCCGTTGATCCAGCCGCCGTCCTCCTTGGGCTTCTCCTCGAAATTGACGACCCGGTCGCCCTCGATCGCGACTGCGCCGAAACGCTTTGCAGGGCGCACCACCGAGACGGTCGCCCTTCGCCCATGCGCCTTGTGGAAGGCGATCTCGGCGGCAAGGTCGATGTCGGCGACGCCGTCGCCATAGGTCAGCGCGAAGAACGGCTCGTTCGCGACGTAATGCAGCACCCGCTTCAGGCGGCCGCCGGTCTGGGTGTCCTCGCCAGTATCGACCAGCGTCACCCGCCAGGGCTCGGCGGTTTCGCGATGCACCTCCATCCGGTTCTCGGCGAGATGGAAGGTGACGTCGGACATGTGCAGGAAGTAGTTCGCGAAGTACTCCTTGATCATGTAACCCTTGTAGCCAAGGCAAATCACGAAATCATTGATGCCGTAATGGCTGTAGATCTTCATGATGTGCCACAGGATCGGCCGGCCGCCGATCTCGACCATCGGCTTCGGCCGCGTGCTGGTCTCTTCGGCGATTCGCGTACCCAAGCCTCCTGCGAGGATTACGACTTTCATTCACTTGCTCCGAACGAGGAAGCACATCCCATTGTTCTCCCGAGCTTTGACTTGGGTGTTATAAGGCCTTGGAGTCAAATTCCCCTGGCTTGCCTCAGAGACGCCGGCCGCCCGAGCAGCAGCATGGACGACGTCATACGACCCTGGCGTCCCTGAGTTTCGTGATCTCAGCGGCGCTGAATCCGAACTCGGCGAGGACCTCACTGGTCTGCTCGCCGAATTCCGGCGGCCGCGCCACCATCTTGCTGGGCGTGCGCGACAGCGTCACGGGCTGGCCCACCAGGCGGATGTGGCGACCCTCGTCGTTCGGCACGTCCTGCGCGATGCCGAGATGCTTGACCTGCGCGTCCTCGAACATCTGGTCGATGGCATAGATCGGCCCGCAGGGCACACCGGCGTCGTTGAATTCCTTGACCCAAGTGTCGGTCGACTTCGTCAGCGTCCGCTTCTCGATCTCGGCGTTGAGCGCGTCGCGGTTCCTGGAGCGGGCAGGCGCCGTCGCATAGTCGGGATGGCTGTAGAGCTCGGGCGCACCGATCGCCTGCGCGCAGCGCTCCCAGATCCGGCCGCCCGTGGTGGCAATGTTGATATAGCCGTCCGAGGTCTTGAACACGCCGGTCGGGATGCTGGTCGGGTGGTTGTTGCCGGCCTGCTTTGCCACTTCCTTCTCCATCAGCCAGCGGGCGGCCTGGAAGTCGAGCATGAAGATTTGGGCCTGGAGCAGCGAGGTCCGCACCCATTGGCCCTTGCCGGAGACCTCGCGCTCGAGCAGCGCGGTGAGGATGCCCATGGCGCAGAACAGGCCGGCGGTGAGGTCGGCAACGGGGATGCCGACCCGCATCGGGCCTTCGCCCGGCGCGCCTGTGATCGACATCAGCCCGCCCATGCCCTGCGCGATCTGATCGAAGCCCGGCCGCTTGTGATAGGGGCCGTCCTGGCCGAAGCCGGAGATGCTGCCATAGACGATGCGCGGATTGACCTCGCGCAGGCTCTCATAGTCGATTCCGAGCTTCTTTTTCACGTCGGGGCGGAAATTCTCGACCACGACGTCGGCCTTGGCGGCAAGGCGCTTGAACACGGCGAGGCCGCGCTCGTCCTTCAGGTTGAGCGTCATCGCCCGCTTGTTGCGGTGCAAATTCTGGAAATCGGAGCCATGCCGCGGCCCGCCCGGCTGCTCGCCGCCTGAATCCTCTGTCAGCGCGTCGATCTTGATGACAGTGGCGCCCCAGTCCGCCAGCTGCCGCACGCAAGTGGGCCCGGACCGGACGCGGGTCAGATCGAGCACGGTGAAGCGCGACAGGGCTTCCGAGGCATGCGGAAAGGGCATAGTGAAAGGCTCCGGGGACAGATTGCGAAGCCACCATAGTGCCGAAACATCAGGCGGCAAGTCTGCCTCAACGCGGATGCCGCCTGTCGAAATGCAAAGCCTCGCAGGGTCTGACAGGGGGTTGGTCTGACGCAGCTTGCTGCGCTGCGTGAAAAGGATCAGCGCGGCAGGCGCTTCAGCTCGGCGCGGGCCTGGTCGGCCAGCGGGTCGTCGCCGTGACGCGCAATGAACAGCTCGAACGCCTCCCGCGTTCCCGTCCGGCGGGCGGCTTCGTATTCTTCGGCGACCGCGGCGGCGGGATCGCGGGCCACCGGCATTGAGGGCGCGCGTCCCGCCTTGGTGCCGTCGTCTGCACTTGCCTTCCCGACCATGACAGGCTGTTCCCCGATGGGCAGATGGTCCGGCCCGACGAGCACCGCGAGGACGCCGATCAGACTGGCTGAAATTGGGCCTAGTTTCATGATCTCCCTTATAGATCATACCCGCAGGCAGAGCCTGCATCCTTAGCCCTTGGCCGCAGTACTACAGGACTTGATGATCGAGAGTCCATTGGCCGCCTCTGTCGCCTTTTGGCGCCGCCAACATACGGAGGCCCAATATTCGCTGGGCTTGCTCTACGACCGCGGCCAGGGCGTGCCGCAGGACATCGTCGAGGCCTCCAAATGGCTCAATCTGTCGACGGCCGCGGCGCCCCCGCCGGCGCGGGAGGCGCGGGCACGGATTCGCGATGCCGTCACCACCAAGATGACGCGCGGACAGATCGCCCAGGCCCGCCTGCGGGCGCTGGAATGGACGCCGAGCCGCGAGCACTGAGCTTGCTGGCGCCTGGTCTTTCCCGGCGGCCCGCGACCGCTCGACAAAAAGGTCGAAAACAACCCCATGCACAGTAGCCGACGGCAGCCGGCAAGGCGCCGCCGAGAGCCGATGCCATTGCACGGCTGGTCACTCGACGACCGCCTGATAACATTACTTATGATACATTTCTTTAATCTGTATGTTAATTACGATCGCTAGAGACCCGCCTACCGTCGCTGCTGCGACCGAGTAGGAATAGGCAATCTTCCATGAGCAATGACGACATCGACCGCGCTGGAACCCATCGTTCCGGCAGCAGCAATTCCATGCGCCAAATGATCGATCGCCGCGCGGTCCTCCAGGGCGCGGCCAGCCTTTCCGTGCTGGCGCTCGGCGCGGGCGCGGCAAGGGCGCAGACCAGCACTCCGTCATTGACCAGCTTCTCGATCGCGGTGCTGCCCGATACGCAGTTCTATTCGCGTTACGCGACGACCGACGAAAGCCAGCAATTTCAGAAGGCCTACGGCTCAACGCCGTACGACGCGCAGACCCAGTGGATCGCCGACAACGCCGCGAAATACGGCATCCGCTTCGTCATCCATCTCGGTGACGTGGTCGACCAGCAGAGCAAGCCGAACCAGTGGATCATCGCCGACGCTGCGATGAGGAAGCTGGAAGATGCCAGGGTCCCCTATTCGATCCTTGCCGGCAACCACGACGTCGTCACCGACAACGACTACCACACCCCCTGGGATCAGAATTCCGGCACCGACGCCCAGCGCAGCCTCAACGCCGAGCCCTATTTGAAGTGGTTCCCGAGCAGCCGCGCGGCGCAGCAGTCCACGTTCCGCGAGCGCGACAGCAGCGGCTTTCACGAATGCCATATCTTCCAGGCGAGCGGCGTGAAGTTCATGGTGCTTTCGCTGTCCTGGCGCATTTCGGACGGCGCCATTGCCTGGGCGCGCGACGTGATCGATCGCAACCCGACGCTGCCGGTCATTCTTTCCAACCACCAGCTGCTCAACATCGACAGCGACGGCCTGTCGCCGCTGGAGACCGACTACGGCAAGATGCTGTGGGAGTCGCTGATCCGCGACAAGGATCAGATCTTCATGACGCTGAACGGCCATTACCATGGCGCCTCGTATCTTTCGAAGACCAATAATTTCGGCAATCCGGTTCACCAGATGGTGGTCGACTACCAGATGGACTATCAGGGCGGCAACGCCATGATGCGGCTCTACGAAGTCGACTTCACCAACAACAAGATCGACGTGATGTCGTTCTCGCCCTGGGTGGTGCAGAAGCCGAAGAACACGCTCAACCAGTTCGATCACGCCGAACTGACGGGACCGAACAACAGTTTCTCGATTCCCATCAACTTCAAGAGCCGCTTCGCCCGGTTCACGCGCTTCAGCCCGAGCAAGGCGCTGACCGGACCTGCGATCCTGCCGTCGGTGCGCGCCGACCTGCTCGCCGGTTATGTCGATCCGCCGACGCCGGAAGTCGCGCTGCCCGCCGATACCGAGGACTATCCTCACGTCGCCGATACCGTGGCGCACTGGCGCGTGCCCTCGACGGTCGTCGACGGCCAGGCCGTCCCGATCGGCGGAATCCTGCCTGACGTCGCCGGCGGCAACAATCTGATGCGTGCATCGCTCGTCGCATCCGCACAGCTTGGCGACGTGGTGTGGTCCACGGACAAGCACCGTCTGTCCTCCGCCGCGGGCAGCGTGTCGTTCCTCAACACCGACAACACCGTCGGTCGCCTCAACGCCTTCCTGACGGCATCGGCCGCCTCGCTCAACGGCCGCAGCTTCTGGAACGGCTACACGGTCGAGGCCTTCGTGAAGATCCCGGCCGGCTGGACCGCAAGCCTGCACAAATGGGGCAATATCCTCGGTCGCGCGGGCAATCGCGGCAACGTTCCCGGCGGCTATCAGGGCGGCGATCCGGAGGCCTCCAGCGTGCTGTTCGCCATCTCGAACCTGCGCGAAGTGCAGTGGGAAGTGGTGCCGGCATCCGTTTCGCATTACGCGCAGACCAACTGGTCCGGCGAGATCATCCGCGACAGCTGGTATCACGTCGCGATCGTCAACGATCCGGCGACTCTCACCACCACCTTGTACATCGACGGCGCGCCGGTGTTGCGCAACGTCGGCAACGCGGCGATCGGGATGCGCTCGCAGAGCACGCCCCAGCCCTGGATCCTCGGGGCCGGCTGGTGGAATGGCGTACTGTCCGACGGCTTCTTCGGTGCGGTCGGAGAGATCCGCATGGTCTATCGTCCGATCGGGCCCGACCAATGGCTGACCGCGCGCCGAACCTGATCTGACCGCGTCCAGGCGGCGCGATCACCGACGCAGACGATGTGGAGTTCGCTTCGGCGGGCTCCACATTTTTTTTGGCCGCTGGTCCGGCGCGACGGCGGTGCCGCGCGATGCCTGCACGCACACTGTTGCAATCCGAACTCACGACCGCGTCATTCACATAATACATAACATGCCATTAAATTTATGATATATTGCGATGCAATACGGGCGCTCTCGCAACTTTTTGCCTTGGACGGGCGGACGACATCCGCTGCCGGCACAGTTTGAATGAAAGCGATCCAGAACTATGGCTGCTCCCGTTGTAAAAGTCGGCTCCGAATTCTCCGTGACCACCAACAAGACCGGCAGCCAGGAGGCGCCGACCGTCACCGGGCTCGCCAATGGCGGCTTCGTGGTGACTTGGGATGACGCCAGCGGAACGCTGGGCGATGCCAGCGGCACCAGCATCAAGGCGCAGGTCTTTGCCGCCGACGGCAGCAAGGTCGGTTCGGAATTCCGGGTCAACACCCAGACCGCCGATGGCCAGCTCGCACCCGTGATCACGGGCCTTTCCAATGGCGGCTTCGTCGTCAGCTGGTTCGACAACAGCCATACGCTCGGCGACAGCGAAGGCACCAGTATCAAGGCACAGGTGTTTTCGGCCGACGGCACGCCGGTCGGGTCGGAAACCCTCGTCAACAGCGCGACGTCCTATTCGCAGTTCGCGCCGACCGTCGCGGGTCTGGGCAATGGCGGCTTCGTCGTCAGCTGGACCGACGACAGCGGTGAGGGCGGCGACGACGACGGCACCAGCATCAAGGCGCAGCTGTTCGCGGCCGACGGCAGCAAGGTCGGCGCAGAATTCCTGGTCAATACCGAGACCGGCGGCAGCCAGGACAACGCCACCATCACCGGGCTGGCCAATGGCGGGTTTGTCGTGACCTGGGAAGATCCCAGCGGAACGCTCGGCGACAGCGATGCGACCAGCGTCAAGGCGCAGATGTTTGCCGCCGACGGCAGCAAGGTCGGCAGCGAATTCCTGGTCAACACCGCGACCGCCTCCGATCAGCTCAAGCCGACCGTCTCGGCGCTGCCCAATGGTGGCTTCGTCGTGACCTGGTACGATTTCAGCCAGGCCGGCGGCGACAGCAGCGGCAGCGCCATCAAGGCGCAGATCTACGCGGCCGACGGCAACAAGGTCGGCAGCGAATTCCGCGTCAACACCACGACGGCCAACTCCCAGTTCACGCCGACGGTGACCGCGCTCAGCAACGGTGATTTCGCCATTGCCTGGCAGGACTGGAGCGGCACCGGCGGAGATGCCAGCGGCAGCAGCATCAAGCTGCAGGTGTTCACCGCGGACGGACGCAAGGTCGGGACTGAATTGCTGGTCAACACCAGCACGTCGTCCGATCAGTCGCATCCCTCGATCGCCGGTTATGCCGACGGCCGCTTCGTCGTCACCTGGCAGGATGCCAACGGAACCGACGTCAGGTCGCAGGTATTCTCGGTCGATACGGTGAAGCCGGTGCCGGTGCTGTCGGCCGTGGATGCGACCAGCCCGTGGGTTGCGGGGCTGTCCGGTTCGGTCGACGTCGACGCTGCCGGCCAGATCCTCACGCTGCGCGACGGCACGTCGCAAAACGCCGGCTGGAGCACCACGGTGACCGTCGGCAGCAATGGCGCCTGGAACGCCGAGCTGTCCTGGGACCAGTTCAATACCGCGGTCGATCTCGTCGTCACCGACGCCGCCGGCAACACCGGTGTCTCGAACTACGTGTACGGCACCGCCAGCGGCCGGAATTTCGGCGCCGGCAGCCATCAATACATCTACGGCACGGCGAGCGATTACGTCATCGGAGGCGGTGCGGAGCAGCACGTCTATGCTGGCGGAACGGCTATCGGCACGACCCTGAACGTCGGCGGCGTGCAGATCGACTGGGGCAACGCCATCGGCACGACCATCAACGGCGGTGCTCAATATGTCTGGGGCACGGCCAGCAACAGCACGATCGTCTCTGGTGCGCAGTACGTCGGGGCCGGCGGCAGCGCCAGCGGCACCACTATCGGTGCGGGCGGTCTTGAATACATCCACACCGGCGGCACGCTGACCGACGTCACCTTCGGCGGCGCCTCGGCGAGGCTGGTGCTCGACCAGTCGTCGGCCTTCAGCGGGACGATCTCCGGCTGGCAGGATGGCGCGCAGCTCGACCTCGGTGACGTCGCCTTCGGCGGCAACACCTCGCTTGCCTATGCGGCCAACGCCGGGAACACCGGCGGCACGCTGACGGTCACCGACGGCGTTCATACGGCCTCGCTGCAACTGCTTGGCCAGTACAGCGCCGCGGACTTCGCGCTGGCCGCGGACGGCAATGGCGGTTCGGTCATCACCAATCCGGTGGATCAGCCGCAGGCCCAGCTGTCCATTTCGCACGCGGCGTAAGCTGGAAGCGAAGCCGGGGCGGATCCGCTCGGGCAAACGGAGGTAGATCAAAGGGGCGCGCCTTATGGTGCGCCCCTTTTCGATCCTCCGCTGCTCGTTCTGGCAGAGCGGCAACCGAATGATTTTGTCAGCTTCGGTCGACGTCCTTGGTCGGCCAATCGTACGCGCAACGTCGGCTGGCGATGGTGATCGACCTGTTCATCGACAGTCAGGGAAGAACCGACGCTGCACGTCCCGGCTAGCACTCTCGGCAGGCGGGCTACGGTCGATGTTGAAGGCCGTGTCATCTGCATGATTTCCCTTTGGAATTTGGCCTCGCCGAAACGCTCTATCCCCGTATGAATACGGAATTTCATGCTTTACGCTTGGTTGCGCAGGAGCCAATGCGGTTGCCAAAATTAAACCAAACGTATCACTCTCAAGCTAGGATTCGGCGCCCGCGCCCCGAATCGCGCGCGAGCCGCTGCTCAGGAGAGTCCCTTGGCCAGTTCTGTCGCCGTCAGTGCCACCAACAATGCCGATATCGACGGCCTGCTGTCGGGCGTCAAATGGTCCGGCACGATCAGCTACAGCTTCCCCGACTCGCCTAGCGATTACATCAATCCCTACAGCGGCGGCAGCAGCGAGCCCACCACTTCGGGCTTCGCCTCGGCGCCGAGCCAGATGCAGTCGGCGATCAACTACGCGATCGCACTGATCCTCGGCTACACCAACGCCAGCTTCCAATACAACGGGACCGGCAGCGCGGATGTCATGATCGCGCAGTCACCGTCGGCCAACCCGACCTCCTACGCCTATTACCCCGGCAACTATGCGGCGGGCGGCGACGTCTGGTTCGGAACGCATTACGATTACTCGCAGGCCAAGCTCGGCAACTACTATTTCACGACCGCGCTGCACGAGCTCGGCCACGCTCTCGGCCTCAAGCACAGCCAGGAGACCGGCGGTCCCGCCAATGTCGCGGTGCCGAGCGCGCATGACGACAGTGAATACACCGTCATGAGCTATCGCAGCTATGTCGGCGCCTCGACGTCGACTGGCTACACCAACGAGGCCTACGGATATCCGCAGACCTACATGGCCAACGATATCCTCGCGCTGCAGACCATGTACGGCGCGAACTTCACGACCCAGAGCGGGACCACCGTCTACACCTGGAGCCCGACGACGGGGCAGGAGTTCATCAACGGCGTCGGGCAGCTCGCGCCGGGCGGCGGCGCCGGCGGCTCGGCCAACCGGATCTACGAGACGGTCTGGGACGGCGGCGGCGTCGATACCTACGATCTGTCGAACTACACGACGAATCTGAGCATCAATCTCAATCCCGGTGCGTCTTCGCTGTTCTCCTCCGTCCAGCTGGCCAATCTCGGCAACGGCTTTTACGCATCGGGCAACGTCTATAACGCCTATCTCTACAACAGCGACGTGCGCTCCTACATCGACAACGCCATCGGCGGCAGCGGCAACGACACGATCATCGGCAATGCGATCGCCAACGTGCTGAATGGCGGCGACGGCAATGACACCATCACGGGCGGCGGCGGCAACGATACGATCATTGGCGGCTCCGGAACGGATACCGCCGTGTATTCTGGCAGCCGGGCGAATTACAGCGTTGCCTACAATTCGAGTTCGCAGACGTTCACGTTCACGGATTTGCGTTCGGGTTCGCCTGACGGCACCGACGTTGTGACGGGGGTGGAGAACTTCCAGTTTGCGGATATGACCGTTGCGAGCACGACACTGATCAGCCAGCTCGTGCCTGTTGTGATCGAGGGGGTCGGTGTGACCGCTCTGATCCAGTCGGACAACAACTACTTCATGAATCCAACGGCGGGGGGGACTGGGCCCAAACTCCTGTTTCATGGCTCCCCGGTCACTTGGGGGCAATTCTCCGGGTGGGCTCCGATTGGCGCCGAGCAGACCTCGGGCGGCTACGTTGTCGCCTGGAAAGTGACGGGCGCTGATCAGTACAATATCTGGAATGTGGACAGCAGTGGAGACTTCGTCTCGAACACGCTTGGAAGTCTGTCTAGTTCAAGCAGCGCGTTGCAGTCGATCGAAACAACCTTCCACCAGGATCTCAATGGCGACGGGACGATCGGTATCCCCGTGAGTGTTTCGTCCGGAACGATCGAGGCGTACGGGTCGATCGCCCTGGTTCAGTCGGGCAACAACTACTTCATGAATCCGACCGCAGGTGGAAGTGGGCCAGAACTCCTGTTCCACGGATCCCCGGTGGTCTCGGGGCAATTCTCGGGCTGGACGCCGATCGGCGCCGAGCAGACCTCGGGTGGCTATGTTGTCGCCTGGAAAGTGACGGGAGCTGATCAGTACAATATCTGGAACGTGGACGGCAGTGGCAACTTCGTCTCGAACACGCTTGGAAATCTGTCTAGTTCAAGCAGTGCGTTGCAGTCGATCGAAACAACCTTCCATCAGGATCTCAATGGCGACGGGACGATCGGCATTCCCGTGAGTGCTTCGTCCGGAACGACCATTGAAGCATACGGGTCGACCGCCCTGGTTCAGTCGGGCAACAACTACTTCCTGAATCCGACCGCAGGTGGAAGTGGGCCAGAACTCCTGTTCCACGGATCCCCGGTGGTTTCGGGGCAATTCTCGGGCTGGATGCCGATCGGCGTCGAGCAGATCTCAGGGGGCTACGTTGTCGCCTGGAAAGCAGCGGGAACCGATCAGTACAATATCTGGAACGTCGATGGCAGCGGCAATTTCGCCTCGAATACGCTTGGAAATCTGACGAGCACGAGCAACGCGCTGCAGTCGATGGAGACAACGTTCCACCAGGATCTCAATGGCGACGGGACTATCGGTGTCCCCGTGAGCGTTCCGTCCGGAACGACGATCGAGGCGTTCGGGTCGACCGCCCTGGTTCAATCGGGCAACAACTACTTCATGAATCCGACCGCAGGTGGGACTGGGCCAGAACTCCTGTTCAACGGGTCCCCGGTTGCTGCGGGGCAATTCTCGGGCTGGAAGCCGATTGGCGCAGAGCAGACCTCGGGTGGCTATGTCGTCGCCTGGAAAGTGACGACCGCCGATCAATACAATGTCTGGAACGTGGATAGCAGCGGCAATTTCGTCTCGAATACGCTCGGGAGTCTGACGAGTGCGAGCAGCGCGCTGCAGTCGATGGAGACCACGTTCCACCAGGATCTTAATGGAGACGGGACAATCGGGGTCAGGGCCGCCGCCTCAAGTCCCAACGCATTCTACTTTGGCGACGAAGCGCCACATGACTCGTCGCATAGCTTTGACAATCTGGCATCCAGCGAAGTAAGGGACTATTTGCTCCACTTCCTCGAGGTGCAGCACCTTGGATCTTTCTTTTCAGCTTAGGCAGCATTGGCTCTGCGCGTACCATGACCCTCCAGGCCAAAACCGATGACGAGGGAGCAATTCTGAATATTGCTGCCGATCTCGTCAAACTGGGCTTACGCAGAGATGACACGGTTCTCGTCAGGTGCGCTACGAAGTCCATGACTGTTCAAGTTGCGAACCGCCCCGGTGCGTTGCTTGACGGAATTCGGCGTGTCATCGGTCCGGGCGGAACGATCGTGGCGCTTGCCTTTACGGACGATTTCTATTTCTGGCAAAGGAAACGTGCGCTTCAGTCTCCATTCCACGCCAAAGCACCGGCAGGAACGGGGGCTTTGCCACAGATGTTGCTCGATAATCCGCTTTCCATCAGAAGTCTCCACCCGACGAACTCATTCGTCGCGCTTGGTCCAAATGCCCGACTGATTGTTGAAGGGCACAACGAAAAGTCCACCTCGTTCTATCCCATTGAAAAACTGATGCAGCTTGGGGGAAAACTCGCCCTGATAGGGTGTGTCGAATCGAGCCCGGGTTTCAGTACGGTCCACCGAGTGCAAGAAGATCTCGGGTTGGCCGACCGAACACTCTTGAGTGGATTGCGACTCTGCGCGGTCCGGCAAGAGAAGTCATATCGCTGGTTCTTTCGACGAGACATCCCGGGTTGTAGCGCCGGATTCGGAAAATTCTATTCTGAGTACGAGCAAGAAGGAATTTTGAGCAGAGGATCTGTGGGCGGCGCGCTGTCGATGCTTGCGGACGCTGCTGCCGCGTATCGTGTTGAACGGCGCATTCTGGAGAAAGATCCAACTGCTGCGTTTTGTGACGACCCATCCTGCACCTCTTGCGGGATGCGGACATATTCGCCGAACAGGATGAGGCGGTTCTTCCTGTCCTTGCCGAAGAAGGCGGCGAACCGCGTCGCCGCCAAATTCAGATGATCTCATTCTCTCATGGCTCCGTCTCGATCGCTCCCAATCGGCCGGTACCGCTGGCCGGATGGGCTGGAGCCGCGCGAGTCACTGATGAACTCTTCGGCACATTGGAAGCGAATGTTCTCGTGGTCTCCGCGGCCGGCTTCCCCCGCGCGGTCTTGATTTCCATAGATGCGCTGTTCGT includes:
- the rfbF gene encoding glucose-1-phosphate cytidylyltransferase, which translates into the protein MKVVILAGGLGTRIAEETSTRPKPMVEIGGRPILWHIMKIYSHYGINDFVICLGYKGYMIKEYFANYFLHMSDVTFHLAENRMEVHRETAEPWRVTLVDTGEDTQTGGRLKRVLHYVANEPFFALTYGDGVADIDLAAEIAFHKAHGRRATVSVVRPAKRFGAVAIEGDRVVNFEEKPKEDGGWINGGFFLLSPSVGDLIAGDKTIWEREPMEQLVRGDDLRAYVHPGFWHPMDSLRDRNFLEGEWAGNRAEWRVW
- a CDS encoding LamG-like jellyroll fold domain-containing protein — protein: MSNDDIDRAGTHRSGSSNSMRQMIDRRAVLQGAASLSVLALGAGAARAQTSTPSLTSFSIAVLPDTQFYSRYATTDESQQFQKAYGSTPYDAQTQWIADNAAKYGIRFVIHLGDVVDQQSKPNQWIIADAAMRKLEDARVPYSILAGNHDVVTDNDYHTPWDQNSGTDAQRSLNAEPYLKWFPSSRAAQQSTFRERDSSGFHECHIFQASGVKFMVLSLSWRISDGAIAWARDVIDRNPTLPVILSNHQLLNIDSDGLSPLETDYGKMLWESLIRDKDQIFMTLNGHYHGASYLSKTNNFGNPVHQMVVDYQMDYQGGNAMMRLYEVDFTNNKIDVMSFSPWVVQKPKNTLNQFDHAELTGPNNSFSIPINFKSRFARFTRFSPSKALTGPAILPSVRADLLAGYVDPPTPEVALPADTEDYPHVADTVAHWRVPSTVVDGQAVPIGGILPDVAGGNNLMRASLVASAQLGDVVWSTDKHRLSSAAGSVSFLNTDNTVGRLNAFLTASAASLNGRSFWNGYTVEAFVKIPAGWTASLHKWGNILGRAGNRGNVPGGYQGGDPEASSVLFAISNLREVQWEVVPASVSHYAQTNWSGEIIRDSWYHVAIVNDPATLTTTLYIDGAPVLRNVGNAAIGMRSQSTPQPWILGAGWWNGVLSDGFFGAVGEIRMVYRPIGPDQWLTARRT
- a CDS encoding M10 family metallopeptidase C-terminal domain-containing protein; this translates as MASSVAVSATNNADIDGLLSGVKWSGTISYSFPDSPSDYINPYSGGSSEPTTSGFASAPSQMQSAINYAIALILGYTNASFQYNGTGSADVMIAQSPSANPTSYAYYPGNYAAGGDVWFGTHYDYSQAKLGNYYFTTALHELGHALGLKHSQETGGPANVAVPSAHDDSEYTVMSYRSYVGASTSTGYTNEAYGYPQTYMANDILALQTMYGANFTTQSGTTVYTWSPTTGQEFINGVGQLAPGGGAGGSANRIYETVWDGGGVDTYDLSNYTTNLSINLNPGASSLFSSVQLANLGNGFYASGNVYNAYLYNSDVRSYIDNAIGGSGNDTIIGNAIANVLNGGDGNDTITGGGGNDTIIGGSGTDTAVYSGSRANYSVAYNSSSQTFTFTDLRSGSPDGTDVVTGVENFQFADMTVASTTLISQLVPVVIEGVGVTALIQSDNNYFMNPTAGGTGPKLLFHGSPVTWGQFSGWAPIGAEQTSGGYVVAWKVTGADQYNIWNVDSSGDFVSNTLGSLSSSSSALQSIETTFHQDLNGDGTIGIPVSVSSGTIEAYGSIALVQSGNNYFMNPTAGGSGPELLFHGSPVVSGQFSGWTPIGAEQTSGGYVVAWKVTGADQYNIWNVDGSGNFVSNTLGNLSSSSSALQSIETTFHQDLNGDGTIGIPVSASSGTTIEAYGSTALVQSGNNYFLNPTAGGSGPELLFHGSPVVSGQFSGWMPIGVEQISGGYVVAWKAAGTDQYNIWNVDGSGNFASNTLGNLTSTSNALQSMETTFHQDLNGDGTIGVPVSVPSGTTIEAFGSTALVQSGNNYFMNPTAGGTGPELLFNGSPVAAGQFSGWKPIGAEQTSGGYVVAWKVTTADQYNVWNVDSSGNFVSNTLGSLTSASSALQSMETTFHQDLNGDGTIGVRAAASSPNAFYFGDEAPHDSSHSFDNLASSEVRDYLLHFLEVQHLGSFFSA
- a CDS encoding SEL1-like repeat protein, with amino-acid sequence MAASVAFWRRQHTEAQYSLGLLYDRGQGVPQDIVEASKWLNLSTAAAPPPAREARARIRDAVTTKMTRGQIAQARLRALEWTPSREH
- a CDS encoding AAC(3) family N-acetyltransferase, which gives rise to MTLQAKTDDEGAILNIAADLVKLGLRRDDTVLVRCATKSMTVQVANRPGALLDGIRRVIGPGGTIVALAFTDDFYFWQRKRALQSPFHAKAPAGTGALPQMLLDNPLSIRSLHPTNSFVALGPNARLIVEGHNEKSTSFYPIEKLMQLGGKLALIGCVESSPGFSTVHRVQEDLGLADRTLLSGLRLCAVRQEKSYRWFFRRDIPGCSAGFGKFYSEYEQEGILSRGSVGGALSMLADAAAAYRVERRILEKDPTAAFCDDPSCTSCGMRTYSPNRMRRFFLSLPKKAANRVAAKFR
- a CDS encoding CaiB/BaiF CoA transferase family protein; this translates as MPFPHASEALSRFTVLDLTRVRSGPTCVRQLADWGATVIKIDALTEDSGGEQPGGPRHGSDFQNLHRNKRAMTLNLKDERGLAVFKRLAAKADVVVENFRPDVKKKLGIDYESLREVNPRIVYGSISGFGQDGPYHKRPGFDQIAQGMGGLMSITGAPGEGPMRVGIPVADLTAGLFCAMGILTALLEREVSGKGQWVRTSLLQAQIFMLDFQAARWLMEKEVAKQAGNNHPTSIPTGVFKTSDGYINIATTGGRIWERCAQAIGAPELYSHPDYATAPARSRNRDALNAEIEKRTLTKSTDTWVKEFNDAGVPCGPIYAIDQMFEDAQVKHLGIAQDVPNDEGRHIRLVGQPVTLSRTPSKMVARPPEFGEQTSEVLAEFGFSAAEITKLRDARVV